tttttaacgcgaaTATGACAAGTTCTTATATCATCGTCGTCCCTTCTTTTCGAAgacgaacaagaagaaaagtcTCGTCGAGGCAGTAATTATAGTTTATCATAAATAAACTAGATATGCGTATAGTATATAGATCATGTACACGCACACATTTAAAACTTTTGTTAAACGTCTTGCGAAACAAAAGGATATTTTCTGAAGGCGAACATTAATCTGCATTTGTGACGTGTTCATTCGCGTTCGAAATAATCGACGTGAAACattggaaaggaaagagataatgATATGGTGAAATTGTTGCatccatatattttttataattttgtttgcattattgaatctatatatatctaatgaatagaaaaatccTCTGTGTCGTCGGAATATCCTTGAAAGTGGTTAATCAGACGATAGAAGGATGAAAATTGTGTTGGTCGGACTGCGTAGTGGGAGACCATGCAACTAGAGAACGTCGAGATATGACGTAGAGTGATCGGAGTCTCCCGTGTTTTCGATTTTCAAACTACGATTAATTCGAATAAGCGGACCTAAAATAGAAAGTTGAGATTTCAACGTTAGAACTTTTTCGTAAAAGATCAAACAATTTActtaacgataaaataaaacatgaattacaaccaatcaggTGCACGCCGTGGTAAGTGCTTAACGAAATCAATTAGAtccgaaaaataaattctaccCTCATGTACATATACTACCCATTGGTGAGAGAATATTCTCGTATTTACTGTTCGTCATACCTTTTCTCTCGATTAATTTCTAAGAAACGTCttcttaataagaaaaattaatgaatgacAATTAAGTAGTAATGGAGGTTATGTTACCTTATATCGCATATCAAGTACTATTGTTCGTTTATGAAAACTGCTGTTATCAAACAGGTAAGCCAAAGAGATTATTAGATCCGTCGGCTGGTTTGTCAACGCGCCCTATGCCAACGGTAGAAAACTCGTATATCTATAATCAGCAggtaaagatataaattatatgccCTTCTTACTCTTTATATATCGTACATAATTCTGActattacatttttacaaGGTACCTGTAAACAATGGCTTATCGccagaatatattttcaacatGCAAGAACAAACTCCGCCAGCTCCGGGCGGATTTAATCAGACGCCGATGCAGCATTATGTACGTAACGAGGGTAATGCAGAGAACTATTCCAGTTCCCAATTTGCGGCTCAAATATTGTCACAGCCTGTCGTTACCAATATGGCCGTACAATATGGAAATGCATTGGTAGGATCGGGAAAACAAcactttgaaaaatatgtgCCAGTTAGAGCACTGAAATATTACTTTGCTGTGGATACTAATTACGTCTTTGGGAAACTAGCAATTTTGTTCTTCCCGTTTACTCATAAAGTAAGATTTAAGATCGTCCAGAGACAAggaatatttaatcaattgtttaacgtttaaataatgtattttaaatgaaCGCAATGCTGTCAACAGGACTGGACTGTAAAGTACGAACAGGATATGCCCATGCAACCACGTTATGAGAAAAATGCACCAGACATGTATATCCCGATGATGTCGTTTTTAACTTACGTAGTACTGGCTGGCTTGGTTTTAGGCGCGCAAGAACGTTTCAGCCCTGAACAACTTAGTATATTAGCTAGTTCTGTACTAGCCTGGGGTATAATAGAACTAATAGTTCATACTGTCAGTTTGTACGTGATGAATATCGAAACGAGCTTGGCCACGTTGGATCTGTTGGCCTACTGCGGATATAAATACGTTGGCATAAATGCAGCGCTGTTAAGCTCATTACCATTTCGAAAATTTGGTTATTATGCAGCATTGTTATATTTTAGTGCGACATTAGCATTTTTTCTCATGAGATCTTTAAAACTAAGAGTTATTCCGCAGGGTCAAATTTCATACACAGCCAACGGTAATAGAAGAAGactttactttatattttttgtagcGATTATTCAGCCTTTATTGATGTGGTGGCTGtcttatcatttaatataaataaaaaaaaaagaaaaagaaaaaggaaaggaacgaCAAATGCAAAGTTATccctttaaaaaagaaatgaaatgtatatttattatgatatatcgattatacatttttttaataaaaattgtacggACATAATATCGCTACAGACACCTTGATCTTTCTATAAAAACAATCAGATTAATCAAgcgaatatttatttcgatttatttataagagagtactgtatatttatatcgtaatatgACGTACGGCATACTACGAATCTATGACAGACACGGTATATCGCGAGTATATTGTACGTACAATGCAACATGCCGAGTACCCATGACTGTGTAGTGTCTGTGTTTATGTTTTTCTATAAGCTTCGTTCGCTACATCgcactctcttactctctcactTAATTGGCTTTAAAAATGTACCTTTCCTTTTGAAGTTGACGAAAACGTCGATAGATGTCGACGCTTGCAACGTTCGATCGGTGGTCAGAATAGGAATGGTTGTAGACAGACTTGAGGATCGTGAAAAAGGGCGTTGCATGAGAAGAAGTCTATCCTGGTTTAGCCTACTAGTCTGTAGGAGAGAAATTTGTAGCGCGGTTCTGCGATCTGACAGTTTATGGCGCCACAAGCGAGATAGGTTGAATTAGTCAGCCGCAAGCTGCGGTGTAGCGACGGTGCGTATCATCGCTGTCTCCTCGTGTTGGCCAACGGGCCAAAAATGGCGGAGAGGATGAAGGCGACGGCCCCGACCTCCCGACCAGTTCCAATGAAACTCTTTGCCACTTGGGAAGTCGACCGTACGCCACCGAATTGTATACCAAGGTAATCAAATCAAACGTACGCttgtcgttttattttatcgggTCGTGGAATGCGTCGgacgtgtgtacatatattttggCAAAGTCGGCGCGTCACTGCGAATGCAAggtgctctctctttctctctccctctgtttcTTTTACGACAAACGTGTATACGTTCTATGTCGAAGAACactaagaaattttcttccattctctCCAAGTTTCCTGCAAAGACGTACGACCGTGTAGAAATCTTTCGATTTATCTCAATACTTCCTACGATTGTTTCAACGCACCGTGCATCATCGCATTGCAAAGCGTATATAACAATGCGGAGATCGTAGCATGTGTGATACGTTCGGAAAGATGCTAGCTGTCATTCGTCATGACAGATCTCTTGCGTGTATTCAAACGTCTATAGGCATTCGATGCAATTCTGCAGATTTGCTTGCAACACAATGCGACACGATTCGCATTATCTAttatacacacgcgcgcgcacgcacgttTTGCTcccattaatatttatttagaaatttgtAAATGTTTTGTCATTTCGTTAGGTGCCGATTTTCCATGGCGCTTGTGCGCGTGCGCATGCTGTGTACAATAGtaagagtaaaaaataatttaattccatttctttttatttctgtacATACCATTAGAACACGTTGGaatatattttgcaaaatttttaatttcaagtaTGCAAACGGACGGTCGTGCTCTTTAGGAGGGTAATGGTCGAACTGCGATTATACTTaaactgtgtgtgtgtgtgtgtgtgtgtgtgtgtgtgtgtgtgtgtattattgGAGACCGGACGAGCAAAGTTATCACGAATCTAATACCAAGCAACTATAACCGAAGGGGAGATGATATCTTGCACGCGTATGgcatatagaaaatattaaatcgtagATAAAGTATTACTCCCACGTTATCAACCTCTCGTTCTTTTCGTACTTGAAGAAAATTCGTATTGCATCTTTTAACGGTATATTTTTGACGATAAACGATAGGATAGTTGAAGAGGAATAGTCTGATAAAAAGACAATAAAATCTTTAACGTTGCTTCGaccgttcgttcatttttacttttcttactAAACGCGAAAAAGAAGTAGTAtgatatttaagaatatatgtattataactAATACAACTATATATGACCATTGACGCGAAACATAAATGTTTCTTTCGGCTGTGCGAATGATAACTTTTTGATCAATCTTTATGTGTAGAAACGTTCGAACGGATCGaaaaatacgtacgtatgtatctgtGATGgatatagtatacatatatatatatatatatatgtatatactttgaTCTAGCTCATTCCGATACGCTTCGGTCCGAACTCTGCTCCGGTCATTGGAACAAAAATCGATCTATTTTTCATTggaatagataaagaaaaaagccaAGATTATACGTGTAATTTGGAAAACACGCATTGATAACGACGATGTATATGTATggacgtatatatgtagatacgtaaCGTAGaaatgtatctacgtatgccGAGATTGTTGCTTTTCAACACGATACGACTGCATACGTTTCGAGTTCTTTAAGTACTTTCTACCCTATGGGCATCGAGCTCACGTTAAAAAGGGAACGTCACTTCCCATCTTTAAAAAGCACCACTCTAGTGACTAACACGTTTgttctccttatttttttcactttttagaatatatatattttctacggTCATAATGCAATGAGATGTAAGCGATATATAAGAAGACGACTCGTCTTTATTCTTTAGATGTAtactacgtatatattttgcaCTTACATACTTGTATACATGTCTAAATACAAACATATAGACGTACGttgatttacatatataaatacattacaCAATAAAGTCTAAATTATAAGCAGAGGTCGGAAAAGAATAGCTTGTTAACGACAAACGCGTTAAcgctttcatctctttttttatccactctatatagttttttatttcatcttgaGTAGTTgagatatttctatttaacaCGAGTGTGTTTCAAATTTACGCGTAACGCGGAAACACTCGCTACACGTTGTACATTTATACGAGTCATTTGTCGAAACAACCTATACTCGCGTTATGTGGACATACTTGGCTTACGCGCCGCTTGTAGTTATAGTTTGGACTGTAGTTGTAGATTCGAGTATAAGTACTACGTAAGTACGTCGTACGATGTTAGCCTTCGAATCGGTATAAGCTTTCCGTGAATAAAAATAGACACTATGTACGAAGCCTAATGAACATAATCGCGATACATGTACTAAAGTGCTTTCTTACAATTAGTCGGACTAAATTttcacatacgtacatacgtatatacatacgcacgtaCTTAGGTGtgtcaaaatatttatcgcaCCAATTATCGGATTTGGTGTGAATGTCAttacccacacacacacacatatatatgcattacaGATTATGTTCCTTGACGTTGACGCGTCTGGTTATACTTCGGCCTTTGGGTTCCGATCTGACGTCCATCATAATCGCTGTAAAGATGCAAAGCTCTAAGAGAACGCTGCGTTCTAACGAAATGATCATACCAACCGGTGGTATGTTAGACACGGAGTTAGAATTACAATTTGCGCTCCAATATCCGCACTTTCTCAAGAGAGATGGCAATAAGCTCCTGATATTATTGCAAAGAAGAAAGCGTTATAAGAATCGTACAATGCTCGGATATAAAACTCTCGCCGAGGGAGTAATAAACATGGCTCAGGTAAGTCGATTAAACTATTACAATTACAAAGATGGAAAATTATTTGTGTTATATGATCATCGTgtgtaaataaagaaaaggagtgTACTTTCCTCTCGTTactattttcaaatatcattCGTAGGTGTTACAGAAGCAAATGGATCTCGAATTAGAGTTAATATCCGACAAAGCGGAAAAATACGGTGGACATTCGGTCGCTTTGGCACGCGTTAGTGTCGTAGCATTGAGTTCTCAACCGGTCGATCATGATAAAAGACTTATCAATGATCCTAATGAGAGATTGTGTCAAGAATATagcgacgaagaagaagaatttagTTCGGAGGCTGAAGCGGAGGGTAGCGATAGCGAGCCAACCCTGGAGGTACATAGACGAAAAAGTCGGGGAAAGATCCCCACCAATGCCAGAGTGCGTAaaacttctcttctttcttcgatcgaaatttactctctctctctctctctctctctctctctctctctctctctctgtctgtctgtctgtctgtctcccccctccctcccccGCTCCCTCTCCTACCTCTCTATCTACATATTCACTCATCCGTCCATCTACTTTGAATCTTGAGAAATAACCGCAATATTTGACATTATGCTGTCTCGTGTATTTTACAGCAAAGAAATCTCAAGCAAAAATTTATAGCCCTTTTGAAGAGGTTCAGAGTGTCCGAAGATTTGGATCACGATCAAGAAGAAATCGGACAAAAGCTTTCAGGTATATGCATACACGATGATAACGCTTCCTTCGGCCTTTATATTCGGCCGATCCTGGGATCCCGAGCTGGGACCGAGATAAATCGAATCTGTATGTACTAGATTTCTACATAATAGTATCGCGTTAATTACTATTCTCAGGCGGTGATATGGAGATCGAAGAGCTATTCGACGAACTCGAAGATTTGTCGGACAGTGGTCCAGAATTGGATACCATGTCCGTCAGTAGTACACCAAAGCCTTCGCTACGGCCTTTTTTCAGTTCCAGTCGATCTCTTTTAACACCTCCACATTCAGGTAAGACTCGAcgtctttaatttttttttcttccttttatccctttttctttctattccatTCTTTCTGttccattttcctttcctcttctctcctcttcccctccccctttccctctctccattctttatcttttatttcattccactcttaattttgttatttctcaTCAGCCTGTAGAGAACGCGTATTAGAAAAGAATCGTTACATTCTTCATATGTACTTTGGTTGTTGTCACAAGATcgagaaaaagtatttttcattggcgcgttttaatattatgaaattacAATATTCCGATATTGGCATATCTCTCTAATATCCGATACAACTAACACGGTAAGGATCGTATTGTGCTCTACCCAAAACATATGTTATTTGTTAATGCTTCAAGTTGcaaattccttttattttatgaaaagcGCTTTTCTTGCGATCATACCATCTGTCCGAAGTTCCATCTAATTGCGAGTTaaaataacgatattattctttatgagaagtacatttctattttatatattccatgttcgattcaattttatattcgattcaGACTTTGAAACGAGCAACGTAGAAAAAGTACAATATGCTACCTAtagctatatacatacacattacaCGTACATATCTACCGTATCGAATGAGAACGGATTTGTTGCTTTTATCACAACTACATACTAGGACTAGCTTGATTTTCCAGGAGgattataacttatatttttatcatttgcaaatcactttttctttcgatataaaaCTAGTTGCCgcatgataattttttaaatacaaattgttataatacAGATCCTCTCACCGAAAGGATAGCTTATCTCTTTTGTCTAATACTAATGCATTCGTATTATTGGAAGTAATTATTTGTTCAACGTTTCACTtcagtttttattttcacacaTTGAATTATTACAGAAGATCAGATTGCACGCAAGTCATATAAACATCGTCgtatgatatatgtacgtatagacGTTGGAGATTTCACTTACGTACATCTACTTACGAGGGTCCGAGAATGTATTTGATTTTGTGGACTtccaaaatataatatgttgtACAAACtatgatataaaatcgatcatCTATATCTGGATCTGGATTTTTTTAACTAAATCAAGATTTGGTCGGTTGGCTTTGCACTGTTGCATGTTACAATTCGGTAGTAGTAACAAGAGGGGAAGCTGACAACAACGCAATGAGTACCGTAAATCAGCACTACGTTGGAAGTCAACCAGCCAAAGAGAAACAGCATATTGGACATGTAACATCAGGTATGTAATGTGAAAATTCGAGATAACaattgcaataatataaatgagtGAAATTTTACACGCGCGTAATGCGTATGTAGACgcgtacatattttattttccaaaagaacagcatgtgtgtgtgcgcgcgcgcgcgcgcgtgtgtgtataaattCAGCATGAGGGAAAGAATAAATGTATCGTCGTTATTATCTATCAATGTAATATCTGATTGTGGAATGATCTGAATAAGCTTTAACTAAGAAATACTTGTTTGAAACCACTTCTTTaagtatctcttttttctttttcctttcttt
This window of the Vespula vulgaris chromosome 1, iyVesVulg1.1, whole genome shotgun sequence genome carries:
- the LOC127071981 gene encoding protein YIF1B, translating into MNYNQSGARRGKPKRLLDPSAGLSTRPMPTVENSYIYNQQVPVNNGLSPEYIFNMQEQTPPAPGGFNQTPMQHYVRNEGNAENYSSSQFAAQILSQPVVTNMAVQYGNALVGSGKQHFEKYVPVRALKYYFAVDTNYVFGKLAILFFPFTHKDWTVKYEQDMPMQPRYEKNAPDMYIPMMSFLTYVVLAGLVLGAQERFSPEQLSILASSVLAWGIIELIVHTVSLYVMNIETSLATLDLLAYCGYKYVGINAALLSSLPFRKFGYYAALLYFSATLAFFLMRSLKLRVIPQGQISYTANGNRRRLYFIFFVAIIQPLLMWWLSYHLI